Genomic window (Lycium barbarum isolate Lr01 chromosome 2, ASM1917538v2, whole genome shotgun sequence):
TTAATTTAAACATCTTTCATGTCCCTACAGAACGAGCATTCTCTTGCCGATCTAGCTGAGCAGTTTAAGAAACATACCATAAAGAGAGTATATGTTAGCATTACTTGTGGGGTACCAACATCAGTTTCAGGACATGTTGATGTTCCTATTGGTCGTGATTCTAATAACAGAATCCGTATGGCTGCTATTCCTGGAACACCTAAAAGTGGAAAATCCCGTCATGCTGTCAGTAGGTGCTGGAAACTCGTTTCATACTTTGTTTTCTTTGTCTTCTCCTCAAAATATATGCTGATTATAGGTCTTTCAGTGACAAGTAAATCAAGTAATACTTTTTTCAGGTATAAAGTAATTGAAAAACTTGCTGGGGGTGGCTCCACATTGGTTGAATGGAGGTTAGAAACCGGGCGGACTCATCAGGTACAATATCACATGGACTCTTAGTTACTCATGACAAGCTTTATTCTTCTGCCAAAACATTGTCAATCTCATGCTTTACCAGCTTGATATAGTGCATTCTTTACAAGTCTCAAATATATGCTCTTTGATCTTTCTAGCCCGTTTCTTTTGTCAAGTCCTTCATATCTACATACTTTACGATACATATTATCGGAAGGTATGAGGTGTTGTTACTTTGTACAGTTTTTAGGCATTTCACTGTGGTGTACTTGTACAGTTAGCGCTATCAAAGCAGCCAACTTTTGAATCTACAAGTTTCACCTGATTCTAGAAAATGACATCTTAGATGCTGcttcatataaaaaaaattaaaaaaatcgtaGATGGTGCCCTCATAATATATAGGATCTTTGCTTCAGCATTATTTCTATTGAACATTCCCCCTGTTAATCTCAGCGTTTGAGTTAATGAAACAGATACGTGCTCATGCGAAGTACCTAGGTATACCTCTCATGGGTGATGACGTTTATGGAGGTACTAAGGACATGGCTCTTTCGCTTCTTCAGCCTAAAACACCACCAAGGATTCATAGGAAACTTTCGGAATTGGTTTCTCGTATCGAAAGACCTTGCCTCCATGCTTTAACCCTCGGGTAAACTTGAATATTATGTTGCATCTATTCAGCATGACTAAATATAGTCGTATATTACCATTGGTGATACGTGAGTCTGGTTTTCAGATTTAGGCATCCATACACAGGCGAGAATATACACTTCACGCGGTTGCCTCCTCCTGATTTTGCTGAGATTTTAACGGAGCTACGTGCCATTAGCACTGAGAAGGTAACTCATCTGAATTACTTGTAATTTTAATACTCATAGCTCACATGTTGATGTGGTGATGTGAATGATCTACTTTCAGGTAAAAGGAGCAGCAGATCGTCTTTGATACAATCAACAAATGTGCATACGCAGACATATCAAACACAGTTTTGATAATAATACTGTAATAGATAGCTATCATGAGTTTATTCTTTTTCTGGTTATAGTTGGATTACTCTCCTATGATGTAAAGAGAGGAATTTCGATTATCTTCTATTAAAAGTCAAATGTACGCTTTAAAAAGCAATCAATGTGCATTGTCGTTTCAAGGTGCTGCAACGTTTAGAATATTGATAAAATTTTGAAGTTATGCTCCATTGCCGCAACATTTCTTCTTTTTTGATCTTGGTGTATGGGCCAGTTTGGTCACACCTCTAGTAATTAACACATTAACTTATTGATGATTTGATGAACTAAAAAGAGACACAAGGTTACTTTCTTATCCAGATAAGAACAATATTGTAGTAAATCAGACGAGCTCTAAAACGTAGCACCATAATAGATCACATAATCTAAACTCTGATTTCTGATACAGTTCGCCGCCAACTATTCTGACCTAAATGAACTATTAGAACAATATAGAAGAAACCACAAATATGCATTAATTCTTCAAAACTGGCAAGCAAATGGCCTGCGTATATGTTAATGGAAGTCTGGCAATAAGCATCACAGCAGCAGCAGAAGTCTAAACAGCCCAAGCAAGCACCATTCTCCACAACTACAATATGGTTGGGATCCATTACCGCCTGTAACTCGCCTAAGTATCTGAAACGCAGAAAAAAAGTGTCATAACCAAAGTGAGATTGCATTATCCATGAAGAAAAGTTCCGCTGTAAAACTAAGAGCCACTAATTGGATATTAGAGTTTCACCTCCAGGTTCTCGCACTCGGACAAGAAGTTTCATTAATCAAATCTTTTACTATAAACAGCCACTAATGCAatgtgtcaaaaaaaaaaaaaaaaaaaaaaaaaggaatgagaCGAAACATAATAATGATGAAGAGCTGAAAAACTAATGGTGGTTCTGCCAAACAGTTCGCTAGATAGCAAGTAAATATTCTTTCACTTCATTGGCTATTTTACTGCTAACTAGTTGCTCAATGTGAAAGCAACTGATAGCTTTGGCAGCTAAATTTTGCTTACATCTGGATATAGGGCAAAATAGATTCATTCTGGGGAAGTCGTGCATTTTGGGTAATATTTGGAGATAAAGAGACGACTCTTCCTAAAAAAACAGTATTGAAAAACCAATGGCGCTGACTTGAAATCTCTTACCTTCAGTTGTTGTAAAGTGATATAACAAAGAGCTTCCAAGTTGAGGAGAATTAAGGGTTAGCACCACTATAATCCAAATCGGGAAGGCCCTCACACAGCGAAGATTTATATAAAATCATTACATTTATTCGTTGAATCCCAAGATGAAAGCTTTCTCCTCCTTTCTGGCTACCAGAGTCGAAGAAATGAATTGCATTCAATTTGAGAGAGAGCGAGATGGAGTTGGTTTTTCTGAATGATGGTAGTCATCTCACTGCACCGAAACTAGATGAAGGTCTTCAGCCATGTTTTTACTCCAGATACTACTTATGAATAGCACTTTGAGAGTTTGAGACACTGTAGATGGCCAAAACTGTCTCACAAGCCTATTTCTCTTTTTAATAAGGTAAAAAGTTCTATAAAACAGTACAAAGAAGGTACAAAAAGTTTTATAAAACAGTACACAAGCCTATTTCATTACTACCTTAGAGGAATTGGCAGAAATCTCAGGTTGATGGTTAGAATTTGTATTGAACAGTAACTTCTTGTTCATATGCATAACATTTTTTATTTCACCGCACTTGAGACCATGTTCTAAGCACCACTTTGGCGGCGAGGAATCTTAAGCTAGATATGAGAAAAATTTCCATAAACACGGAGATACCTTTTTGAAAGAGAATTAATTCTTGTATTCACCAACATGCATCCACTTGGTAGACGACCATTTGTTCCCTTTAATCACAGGGCAACCACCTGGAATAAAATTGTTTAGTTACGCAGATCAAAGCTGTTAGAAGAACAAAAGAGAATACTAGTTCTTGTAGGGAGTAAAATCAGCCATCAAGGAATACTTAACTTTCACAATAATCTCATAACCAGTAGACTCCTTCGAGAAATTAAATCAAACAATCAAAATGCACAGGACAGGCACAAGTTTCTATATAAATaatcacaaaataaaataatcatGAGCAAGGAAAATAATTATTGTACTGGGTATGTGGTTGTTGATAACTTATTCTTCTTCAAGGCCAAAAAGCTTAGCAACATGCGACATTAATGTCAGAATCCTGATATCTCTACGAGATGAATGATCAGTATGCAATTTTCAATATGTTCAGCTCTGTTCACAAACTATTGCACTGCTGGATAAAGTAAAGCTCAACAATTATTTCATCTCgtgattaataataaaatattctAGCAAGTAATAAGACAATTCTGCTACACCAGTGCCCAAGACAAGAAGAAATTGACCCAATTAACCAGTTGGCTACTAGTAAACTTGCATCTTTTTTATAAGAGTTTCTCACAGGGAAGGAAGGAAAGGGGAAAGATTTACATTAAAGAAGGTTTAAAAGGTGTTAGTCATGGGGGATTAAGGAGAAAGAGAAGCACCATGCAAACTTGACGGATCCAAAGAAGCATCAGGCCGCATGCTCCAGAAAAGCAAAGCATCGCCCATCTTTGGTTTGACAGAGAGGCCCTTTTTAGCACATTCTGACAACTCGTTCCACCCCGGACGGGAACTGAAGTTTCCCTTTGCTGCTGGAAAAACAGTTTCACCCCCTTCTTCAACATCTGATCTGCACATGCCccagataaataaataaaacaatcaATCACTGAGGTATTCATTATGCATGCAACGTAGCACAAATTCAGAACTTCTATGATATCTATAGTGTAATTTTTGGAGGAATTAAAAATCTTACAGATACATGAGAACAGTAGCTATGCGTTGGCCCCCATTTTGGGTGTTGAATTCATCAAGAAAGTAGTCAAAATGAGGCTCATATTTTTGTCCAGCTTCGTAATGTAAAACTTGTAGACCTTCTCCGTGTTCTGTAAACAAGCTTATCTAATCAGGGAATTCACAAGGGAAGCAAAGTACTATTATGACCCTAACAGAGGATAGATACATGTCCGCGTAGAAATGATCTTTGTTTTCCTTAAAAGAACATTAGTGACTCTAACTAACAAGAATAGAATCACCGATCTCGCTGACTCTGTTGTGAAGAGGAAAACCAAACTAGTAACTCACACTTCGAAGGCCAGGCAAAATAACAGCCTAAAATATCTCTAGACAGGAAAATATACATTTAAGTACTGCAATTTACATGAATAAAATGGAATTTTAATATCCTAAACCTCCCTTGAGGTAAGCCTAACTATCTAAACCatcaaaactaaagtaattacaATTTTAGAAAAGTTGTTGCCATGTGACCTggaggtcacgggttcaagccgtggaaacagcctcttgtagaaatgcaaggtaaggctgcgtacaatagacccttgtggtccggcccttccccggaccccgcgcatagcgggaacTTAGTGCACCGGACTGCCCTTTTACTTTTAAAAGTTCCAATTATACAACCATTGCTTCTtataaaaagaacaaaaaaaaacacctttttttttttattagccacgggtgtccgagtctctttgagccccgactaatcccgtgggtgcacaggccctcggcaaggagtttcccgcaagtgcaccacggttaattcagggtttccccagtccgatggccctcagaaattgtttgcacccagtgggtttcgaacttgagaccttgaaagggagcaccccaaggctaaAGTCAATTGCCatcaggccaacccctgagggttcaaaaaaaaaaaaaaacactttatcAGAGAATGTTTCCCATTAATTTTCTAACAAGAACTTATGGATGAGAATGACAACAAAGAGTTCATACGCTATGATTTTTGCATGGATATCGTCCAGTCCTCGTACCTACAGGAATGAATGAAAAATCTGCTATCCTCTTCTCAATATTTCTGATAATTTTATCTCGTCCCCTCCTCAAAAACATTCCCGAACTTGTACGAACCCTGTTATATAACACTGTTAGAACATCAATTCCAGAGAAAAAATTAGCCCTCCCCCTCCTCCATCCTATTTCAGATGACACTATTTAAACTAGCACAAATTCTAAAATGTTATAGTTCGATATGTGCATCTTTTTAATAACAGTGGAGAAAAATTAGTAACAATTGATAAAGTTAATTTGTTAAGGAAAATATCGCTCAATTTAATTGAGTTAAACGAATTTATATTCTTAAACATTGTAAAAGTTGCATAAAATAAAAAGTAGGAGTACTAAATAGGATTGTGTCAGACATTTTGAGATGTCCCGAAACTgaaaataatattatatattgGAACGAAGGACGAAAAGAATAAAGTCCCTAACCAAActattaaaagaaagaaaattatagATGAAGAAAAACCTTCATGATTGCTGGTCGTGGTAAACTTGCCAGTTAATGAAAGTAAAGAAGTTAGCAGTACAAACCTGCTATCTTTACTCTGACCGGTTTTGCTATCAACAACTGTTGACTTTGCCATGTGAGGTTTAGCTTGATttatcaagtattcacattcttCCTTGGACTGTTGAAATGCAAACCACATTGTCAAAATAAGACTTGTCCATTTAACAATATCTTAGTGAATCACAAAAGAATGATGCATGTTATAATCAAAGTGATCTAAGAGCAACTGCGTGAAACATAAATGGAGAAAATATACGGAAACACTGAAGAATACTCCTTccacaccccacccccacccctggCAACAACTCCACTCCACCATTTTTTGAGGAATTTAGAGAGCAAATAGATGAAAGCACCTCTAGAGGAATATATAAAATTGCTTACAAACACATAGTGACGAAACAATCAATTAAGTAATCAACTATCGCTCAGTCTCAAATTGGTTGGGCCGACAATATGAATACTCAGTGACCATTATGCTATATTTTGGTCCATTTTATTCTAGTTCTAAATGATTAACCATTAATGCAAATGAGCGGTTCTCTAAATCTCACCTTACACGAGCATACAAATCTCTAACTAAATACCAGAACTAATGCAATGTAACAACAATAACTAAACCTTAGCTCACCTATATGGATATTCTAATGCTAACTAAGTGATCTTTACTGCAAATGAGTGGTTCAATAAAACTTGCAGTTCTCTAAAAATCATTTTACACGAGCATACAAATCTCTAACTAAATACTAGAACTAATGAAATGTGACAACTAACAACAATTACAAAACCTTAGTTCGCCTATATGGATATTCTAATGCTAAATAGTTAACCTTTATTGAAAATGAGTGGTTCTACAAAACTTGAGGTTCTCCAAATCTCACCTTACACGAGCATACAAATCTCTAACCAAATACCAAAACTAATGCAATGTAACAACAATAACTAAACCTTAGCCCACCTATATGGATATTCTAATGCTACATAGTAAACCTTTATTGAAAATGAGTGGTTCTACAAAACCTGAGGTTCTCTAAATCTCACCTTACACGAGCATACAAATCTCTAACCAAATACCAGAACTAATGCAatgtaacaacaataacaaaaccTAGCTCACCTATGTGGATACTCTTGAAAATGAGTGGTTTTATAAAACCGTCGGTTCTCTAAATCTCACCTTATACCTAGCATCAGCATACAAACCTCTAATCAAATATCACAACTAATCTAATGTAACAACAATAACTAAACCTTAGCTCACCTATATGGAGATCCTAACTGCAATTGAGTGGGCTTTAACTAGAGTTTCTCCAAATCTCACCTTACACGAGCATACAAAAGTCTAACCAAATACCAGAAATAATGTAATGTAACAACAGTAACTAAACCCTAGCTCACCTATTAGGATATTTTGCTTCCATTACATGGATCTTTGCTTTCATTCTGTTTAATTCTAAGTTAACACTTCAGTACACAAGAACAAATTAACAAAATCAGACCAAAAATGTCTAAGGCTGTGGTCACTTAATGAAGAGTAAGAGAGACACTCTCACCAAGAAATTGTGGTAAAGAAAGGCACGAGGCTCCCAAGACAAGATCTCGGTCCACTGTTCCCCTCTTTTCCCTAGTCCATCGCCTTCGCCTCTGCAAATAAATCACTTTTCAGAAATACAGTCTAACAGAATCTCATTGGATCAACAGCAACAGTTAAAACATACTCTAAGCATATAAAATTAGTGAAATTAATCAATTCTCTAATATCTCTGCAAATAAATCTATTTTCAGAAATACAGTCCAACAAAATCTCCGTGGATCTAAGCAACAGTTAAACATACTCTAAGCATAATTTTCTTTtggatattttaaaaaatatacagCTTTTGAAATTATTTACGCCACGTAGCCAAATATACAATATTATTCAGCATTATAACTGGGGgaaaagcattatacataatgtgtcaaccttgtataaaaggtgtttatacacaactATGAGCTAAAtcgggtaacaaactcaaaatatgggctacgttgcataaatattttcaaaaatagacatcGAGCTTCATTTTCCCTATAAAATCAGTGATTAACCAATTCTCTGATATCTCTGCAAATAAATCTCTGTGGATCGTTAGCAACAGTTAAAACACACTCTAAGCATATAAAAGCAGTGAGATTAATCAATTATGTAACATCTCAGCAGATAAATCACTTTTCAGAAACACAGTCAAATAGAATCTCATTGAATCGGAAAAAAACAGTTACTCTATACATATCCTAAGTATATCAAAACAGTgaaattaattaatcaatttttctGTTATTTAAACGAAATACGTACATATCTAAATTGAAGCGTTTGAACTTGATGCGATCGTGAGTAGAGGACGTTTCATCATCGGAACCAACAGGAAGATTAAAAATGCCTAAAGCGAGAAGCATTAGAAGAACAACTGTTAGCATTAAAAGCATTGAAAGTACTAAAACCACTGTTGATGATCTCTTTCCTTGATGCCGATTTAACCTCCCTTTCGCCATTGCTTCACTGCAATTTTCTCCGAAACCCTagattgattaattaaataaaaatattttccgGTAACGGAGTTGTTTTTTCCCGGTTAGACGGTGAATTGAAACTGgaatttatatttatttaattttagaGTATGCTGGAGGAAGGTTCGTGGAGAAGAACtaaaaacggaaaagggtcaaaattaacCTTGAACTTtcaaaaatagttcatccatacccttcgttatactttagggtcaattatacccttatagttctactatggggtcaattatacccttatgtctaactgatgccacgtggcatcatctcagcccttcaaaattattttaccgtcaaataattttttacccactaaaataactcaaaacgactcgaattttttttttccagcaaaaataatacggaattatttttatatttttttctggaaaaattatccgtattatttttgctgaaaaaaatTTTTTGGatcgttttgagttattttagtgggtaaaaaattaattgagggtaaaataattttgaaggactgagatgatgccacgtggcatcagttagacataagggtataattgaccccatagtataactgtaagggtataattggccctaaattataacgaagggtatggatgaactatttttcaaagttcagggctaattttggcccttttccgaactAAAAATAACGGTATATATCAAATGACAAATTGGTCCTCCTTATTATTTTTCGAAAATTACCTGATTGGGGGCTGGGTTTTGTATTTTGATTCAATGAgggagttaatttttttttttttttaatcaaagagTCGCTCTAACTTTATTTTTTAACACAAAAGTTACTTAACTAATGAGTTATTTATCTCAGAAAATCACTCCACTTTATTTTGTAACACAAATGTCACTCAACTGTTATTATTTCACCTACATAGTCACTCAACCATTGTCATCTCACCGACAAAGTCACTCAACTTGAATTGGTTGAGTGATTTTATAGGTGAAATAACAACGGTTGGTGGACTTTGTAGGTGAAACGATAATGGTTGAGTGACTTTTTAATATAATTATCGTTAGTTGAGTGATTTTTGTGTCAGAACACCAAATTGAGTGACATTTTGAGATACAAACGATTAGTTGAGTGACCGTTTGAAAATTAACTCTTCAAAAGGTATAAAAGGCCCCCCGGCTTTCGAAATAGAGCACACTGAATCTAGTT
Coding sequences:
- the LOC132628152 gene encoding probable prolyl 4-hydroxylase 3, whose translation is MAKGRLNRHQGKRSSTVVLVLSMLLMLTVVLLMLLALGIFNLPVGSDDETSSTHDRIKFKRFNLDIGEGDGLGKRGEQWTEILSWEPRAFLYHNFLSKEECEYLINQAKPHMAKSTVVDSKTGQSKDSRVRTSSGMFLRRGRDKIIRNIEKRIADFSFIPVEHGEGLQVLHYEAGQKYEPHFDYFLDEFNTQNGGQRIATVLMYLSDVEEGGETVFPAAKGNFSSRPGWNELSECAKKGLSVKPKMGDALLFWSMRPDASLDPSSLHGGCPVIKGNKWSSTKWMHVGEYKN